One genomic region from Streptomyces sp. NBC_00457 encodes:
- a CDS encoding acetyl/propionyl/methylcrotonyl-CoA carboxylase subunit alpha, which translates to MFDTVLVANRGEIAVRVIRTLRTLGVRSVAVFSDADADARHVREADTAVRIGPAPAAQSYLSVERILEAAARTGAQAVHPGYGFLAENTAFARACGEAGLAFIGPPAEAISLMGDKIRAKETVQAAGVPVVPGGRDPEIVDAARELGAPVLLKPSAGGGGKGMRLVRDLAVLDEEIAAARREAAASFGDDTLLVERWIDRPRHIEIQVLADAHGNVIHLGERECSLQRRHQKIIEEAPSVLLDEATRASMGEAAVQAARSCGYVGAGTVEFIVPGVDPSSYYFMEMNTRLQVEHPVTELITGLDLVEWQLRVAAGERLPFTQDEIRLTGHAVEARVCAEDPARGFLPSGGTVLSLREPQGNGVRTDSGLSEGTEVGSLYDPMLSKVIAYGPDRATALRKLRAALGETVTLGVQTNAGFLRRLLAHPAVVEGELDTGLVEREVDGLVLDEVPAEVYAAAALLRQTALAPAGGTGWADPFGAADGWRLGGERAWTAHHLRVPGHEPVTVRVRSTPDGGTELLLEDADEPLRGSAGPLPEPGGRFTCRLDGIAHTFAALPDGTWIGRDGDAWHVRDHDPVAASLTRAAHSGADSLTAPMPGTVTVVKVAVGDEVAAGQSLLVVEAMKMEHVISAPHAGTVAELDVAPGTTVAMDQVLAVVAPHEEAEE; encoded by the coding sequence ATGTTCGACACCGTGCTTGTGGCCAACCGGGGAGAGATCGCCGTCCGGGTCATCCGCACCCTGCGCACGCTGGGCGTCCGCTCGGTCGCCGTCTTCTCCGACGCGGACGCCGACGCCCGGCACGTCCGGGAGGCCGACACGGCGGTACGGATCGGTCCCGCGCCGGCGGCACAGAGCTATCTGTCCGTGGAGCGCATCCTGGAGGCCGCCGCCCGCACCGGCGCCCAGGCGGTCCATCCCGGGTACGGCTTCCTCGCCGAGAACACCGCGTTCGCGCGCGCGTGCGGCGAGGCGGGTCTGGCCTTCATCGGGCCGCCCGCCGAGGCGATCTCCCTCATGGGCGACAAGATCCGGGCGAAGGAGACGGTGCAGGCGGCCGGGGTGCCGGTGGTGCCCGGCGGACGTGACCCCGAAATCGTCGACGCCGCCCGCGAGTTGGGCGCCCCCGTGCTGCTGAAGCCCAGCGCCGGCGGTGGCGGAAAGGGCATGCGCCTGGTGCGCGACCTGGCCGTGCTGGACGAGGAGATCGCGGCGGCCCGGCGCGAGGCCGCGGCCTCCTTCGGCGACGACACGCTCCTCGTCGAGCGGTGGATCGACCGGCCCCGGCACATCGAGATCCAGGTCCTGGCGGACGCCCACGGGAATGTGATCCACCTGGGCGAGCGCGAGTGCTCCCTCCAGCGCCGCCACCAGAAGATCATCGAGGAGGCGCCTTCCGTCCTGCTGGACGAGGCCACGCGCGCGTCCATGGGCGAGGCGGCGGTCCAGGCGGCCCGTTCCTGCGGATACGTCGGCGCGGGCACGGTCGAGTTCATCGTCCCGGGCGTCGATCCGTCGTCGTACTACTTCATGGAGATGAACACCCGCCTCCAGGTGGAACACCCGGTGACCGAGCTGATCACAGGCCTGGATCTGGTGGAGTGGCAGCTGCGGGTGGCGGCGGGAGAGCGGCTGCCGTTCACGCAGGACGAGATCCGGCTGACCGGGCACGCCGTCGAGGCCCGCGTCTGCGCCGAAGATCCCGCGCGCGGGTTCCTCCCGTCCGGCGGCACGGTACTCAGCCTCCGTGAACCCCAGGGCAACGGCGTCCGCACCGACTCCGGGCTCAGCGAGGGCACCGAGGTCGGCAGTCTGTACGACCCGATGCTGTCCAAGGTGATCGCGTACGGCCCCGACCGCGCGACCGCGCTCAGGAAGCTCCGGGCCGCCCTCGGGGAGACGGTGACGCTGGGCGTGCAGACGAACGCGGGGTTCCTGCGGCGGCTGCTGGCCCATCCGGCCGTGGTCGAGGGCGAGTTGGACACGGGGCTGGTCGAGCGGGAGGTGGACGGGCTCGTACTCGACGAGGTGCCCGCGGAGGTCTACGCGGCGGCAGCGCTGCTGCGCCAGACGGCGCTCGCGCCCGCCGGCGGCACCGGCTGGGCCGACCCGTTCGGCGCCGCGGACGGCTGGCGGCTGGGGGGAGAGCGGGCCTGGACGGCACACCACCTGCGCGTGCCGGGCCACGAGCCGGTGACCGTGCGCGTACGCAGTACACCGGACGGCGGGACCGAGCTGCTGCTGGAAGATGCGGACGAACCTCTTCGGGGGTCCGCAGGCCCGCTTCCCGAGCCCGGAGGCCGGTTCACCTGCCGGCTCGACGGCATCGCCCACACCTTCGCCGCCCTGCCGGACGGCACCTGGATCGGCCGCGACGGCGACGCGTGGCACGTCCGGGACCACGACCCGGTCGCCGCGTCGCTCACCCGCGCCGCGCACTCCGGTGCCGATTCGCTCACCGCGCCGATGCCGGGGACGGTCACGGTCGTGAAGGTGGCCGTCGGTGACGAGGTGGCCGCCGGTCAGAGTCTGCTGGTCGTCGAGGCGATGAAGATGGAGCACGTCATCTCCGCCCCGCACGCCGGCACGGTCGCCGAACTGGATGTGGCGCCGGGCACGACGGTCGCCATGGACCAGGTACTGGCGGTCGTCGCACCGCACGAGGAGGCGGAGGAATGA